The Micromonospora sp. NBC_01740 genome includes a window with the following:
- a CDS encoding MBL fold metallo-hydrolase, which translates to MGAAPERAGPDRALGRRLRGAAGLAALAGLAWVARDVPAALGGRLTGARAERAARSPRFHDGAFRNPGGSRSMAGTPDRNLIRELIFGKQKRRPGAAVPLSRPGAAPATDAGRELNIVWYGHASALIEIEGRRVLVDPVWSDRCSPSALVGPRRLHEPPVRLDELPPVDAILISHDHYDHLDMATVQALTALQSAPFLVPLGVGAHLDRWGVPAGRIVELDWEESHRVAGLEITATAAQHFSGRGLRRDGTLWSSWVVAGAHRKVFYTGDSGYFDGYAEIGERHGPFDVTLVQIGAYDRAWPSIHMFPEEAVAAHLDLRGGLLVPVHWATFNLALHDWSEPVDRIWAEAKARDVRLAVPRPGERVVVDDPPAVDGWWQAVA; encoded by the coding sequence ATGGGCGCAGCACCGGAACGCGCGGGACCCGACCGGGCACTCGGGCGGCGGCTACGCGGAGCGGCCGGGCTGGCCGCGCTCGCCGGGCTCGCGTGGGTGGCCCGGGACGTGCCGGCGGCGCTCGGCGGCCGGCTCACCGGCGCCCGCGCGGAGCGGGCCGCCCGCTCGCCCCGGTTCCACGACGGCGCCTTCCGCAACCCGGGCGGCTCCCGTTCGATGGCCGGCACCCCCGACCGCAACCTGATCCGCGAGCTGATCTTCGGCAAGCAGAAGCGCCGGCCGGGCGCCGCCGTGCCGCTGTCGCGCCCGGGCGCCGCCCCGGCCACCGACGCCGGGCGTGAGCTGAACATCGTCTGGTACGGCCACGCCTCCGCGCTGATCGAGATCGAGGGCCGCCGGGTGCTGGTCGACCCGGTGTGGAGCGACCGGTGCTCCCCGTCGGCCCTGGTCGGCCCGCGCCGCCTGCACGAGCCGCCGGTACGCCTCGACGAACTGCCCCCGGTGGACGCGATCCTGATCTCGCACGACCACTACGACCACCTCGACATGGCGACCGTCCAGGCGCTGACCGCCCTGCAGTCGGCGCCGTTCCTGGTGCCCCTGGGCGTGGGCGCGCACCTGGACCGCTGGGGCGTACCGGCCGGGCGGATCGTCGAGCTGGACTGGGAGGAGAGCCACCGGGTGGCGGGGCTGGAGATCACGGCCACCGCCGCGCAGCACTTCTCCGGCCGGGGGCTGCGCCGCGACGGGACGCTCTGGAGCTCCTGGGTGGTCGCCGGCGCGCACCGGAAGGTCTTCTACACCGGCGACTCCGGCTACTTCGACGGCTACGCCGAGATCGGCGAGCGGCACGGGCCGTTCGACGTCACGCTGGTGCAGATCGGGGCGTACGACCGGGCCTGGCCGAGCATCCACATGTTCCCCGAGGAGGCCGTCGCCGCCCACCTCGACCTGCGCGGCGGGCTGCTCGTACCGGTGCACTGGGCGACGTTCAACCTCGCCCTGCACGACTGGTCCGAGCCGGTGGACCG
- a CDS encoding serine hydrolase produces the protein MNRRTALGLGTVATAGTVLGAAAPASAAPEVAEPAPATPGQAARRVAAIYERQTVAAGGNWQAYVSVADPAGAPVVAVSDEPDRRIEAYSVNKIAVAVAVLDKVDRGLLTLDQRVEVTEAIVVPGGDGMFSLDGAYPSFVTLGHVLANLLTVSDDTAVRLCGLVCPAAELNGILRDKGFPNTQVQPVANPNRFFLGTSTPRETHDLLRALVAGTLLSPAGTALVLRLLRAPVAYTDGIRRVMSSTERARVATKAGWFADARHEAGVIFDTAGAPVLTYALFADGQAEPADYGATHPAVEARARMGRRFLASVDRLTGTGLTHRPTAQRPSNGG, from the coding sequence GTGAACCGCAGGACCGCGCTGGGACTGGGCACGGTGGCCACGGCGGGAACGGTGCTCGGCGCCGCCGCGCCGGCGTCCGCCGCCCCCGAGGTCGCCGAACCGGCGCCGGCGACGCCCGGGCAGGCCGCCCGCCGGGTGGCCGCGATCTACGAACGGCAGACGGTGGCAGCGGGCGGCAACTGGCAGGCGTACGTCAGCGTCGCCGACCCGGCTGGTGCCCCGGTGGTGGCCGTGTCCGACGAGCCGGACCGGCGCATCGAGGCGTACAGCGTCAACAAGATCGCGGTCGCCGTGGCGGTGCTCGACAAGGTCGACCGGGGACTGCTGACGCTCGACCAGCGGGTCGAGGTGACCGAGGCGATCGTGGTGCCCGGCGGGGACGGCATGTTCAGCCTCGACGGGGCGTACCCGAGCTTCGTGACCCTCGGGCACGTGCTGGCCAACCTGCTGACCGTCTCCGACGACACGGCGGTACGGCTGTGCGGCCTGGTCTGCCCGGCCGCCGAGCTCAACGGGATCCTGCGCGACAAGGGCTTCCCGAACACGCAGGTGCAGCCCGTCGCCAACCCCAACCGGTTCTTCCTCGGCACCAGCACCCCCCGGGAGACCCACGACCTGCTGCGCGCGCTGGTGGCCGGCACGCTGCTCTCGCCGGCCGGCACGGCGCTCGTGCTGCGGCTGCTGCGCGCCCCCGTCGCGTACACCGACGGGATCCGGCGGGTGATGTCCTCGACCGAGCGGGCCCGCGTCGCCACGAAGGCCGGCTGGTTCGCCGACGCCCGGCACGAGGCCGGGGTGATCTTCGACACGGCCGGTGCGCCCGTGCTGACGTACGCCCTCTTCGCCGACGGGCAGGCCGAGCCGGCCGACTACGGCGCCACGCATCCCGCCGTCGAGGCCCGCGCCCGGATGGGCCGGCGCTTCCTGGCCTCGGTGGACCGCCTCACCGGCACCGGCCTCACCCACCGGCCGACCGCCCAGCGGCCCAGCAACGGCGGCTGA
- a CDS encoding SDR family NAD(P)-dependent oxidoreductase, whose translation MTRTVVVTGATSGIGRAAARAFAARGDRLVLAARSPVTLAAVRDECRAAGAQVLQVPTDITADGALTALADAALDRFGGIDVWVHTAAVMAYGRFEETPERVFEQVVRTDLLAAAAVARVALRRFSADGGGTLILTGSVLGHITAPYMSGYVASKWGLQGLTRTLQQEARETPGVHVCIVNPGSVDTPVYQRAANHLGRAGRPPPPVTTPERVARAIVDCADRPRREVSVGRVNLVMRIGFTMLPGVYDALVGPLMRLLGLTDRPVAPHDGTVFAPDPAAASVRGGWLPDLQRVARAIGELPGPVVAAVRRRLP comes from the coding sequence GTGACCCGGACGGTGGTCGTGACGGGCGCGACCAGCGGGATCGGCCGGGCGGCGGCCCGGGCCTTCGCGGCACGCGGGGACCGTCTCGTGCTCGCCGCCCGCTCCCCCGTCACCCTCGCCGCGGTGCGCGACGAGTGCCGGGCGGCGGGCGCGCAGGTGCTCCAGGTGCCTACCGACATCACCGCCGACGGCGCGCTGACGGCGCTCGCCGACGCGGCCCTCGACCGGTTCGGCGGCATCGACGTCTGGGTGCACACGGCGGCGGTGATGGCGTACGGCCGGTTCGAGGAGACCCCGGAGCGGGTCTTCGAGCAGGTGGTGCGCACCGACCTGCTCGCCGCCGCCGCGGTGGCCCGGGTGGCGCTGCGCCGCTTCTCGGCGGACGGCGGGGGAACACTGATCCTCACCGGGTCGGTGCTGGGCCACATCACCGCGCCCTACATGAGCGGCTACGTGGCGAGCAAGTGGGGGTTGCAGGGGCTGACCCGTACCCTGCAGCAGGAGGCCCGGGAGACCCCGGGGGTGCACGTCTGCATCGTCAACCCGGGCAGTGTGGACACCCCGGTCTACCAGCGGGCCGCGAACCACCTCGGCCGGGCCGGCCGGCCCCCGCCGCCCGTCACCACCCCGGAGCGGGTGGCGCGGGCCATCGTGGACTGCGCCGACCGGCCCCGCCGGGAGGTGTCGGTGGGCCGGGTCAACCTGGTCATGCGGATCGGCTTCACCATGCTGCCGGGCGTCTACGACGCCCTCGTCGGGCCGTTGATGCGACTGCTCGGGCTGACCGACCGGCCGGTCGCACCGCACGACGGCACGGTGTTCGCGCCGGACCCGGCCGCCGCGTCGGTGCGCGGCGGCTGGCTGCCCGACCTCCAGCGGGTGGCGCGGGCCATCGGGGAACTGCCCGGCCCGGTCGTGGCGGCCGTCCGGCGCCGGCTGCCGTGA
- a CDS encoding zinc-dependent alcohol dehydrogenase: MKALTWQGKRDVRVEEVPDPRIEEPTDAVVRITSTAICGSDLHLYEVLGPYLKPGDVLGHEPMGIVEEVGAGVTRLKPGDRVVVPFNISCGSCWMCDRQLYAQCETTQVTAEGKGAALFGYTSLYGSVPGGQAEYLRVPHAQFGPIKVPDTGPDERWLYLSDILPTAWQAVKYADTPRGGTLAVFGLGPVGQLCARIGRHLGADRVIGLDLVPERLAMARRHGIEVLDVSQLDDVPSALIDLVDGRGPDAVIDAVGMEAHGAPLGKLAQAATGLLPDKLAQTMTDKAGVDRLVVLKAALKAVRRGGTVSISGVYGGEVDPMPLMEMFDRGVQLRMGQCHVRRWTDEIIPLLSGDDDPLGVMDLRTHRVPLAEAPQAYEMFQKKEDGCVKVVLAP, encoded by the coding sequence ATGAAGGCACTGACCTGGCAGGGCAAGCGGGACGTACGGGTGGAGGAGGTGCCCGATCCGCGGATCGAGGAGCCGACCGACGCCGTCGTCCGGATCACCTCGACCGCGATCTGCGGCTCCGACCTGCACCTGTACGAGGTGCTCGGGCCGTACCTGAAGCCCGGCGACGTCCTCGGTCACGAGCCGATGGGCATCGTCGAGGAGGTGGGCGCGGGGGTGACCCGGCTCAAGCCGGGCGACCGGGTGGTGGTGCCGTTCAACATCTCCTGCGGCTCCTGCTGGATGTGCGACCGGCAGCTGTACGCGCAGTGCGAGACCACCCAGGTGACGGCCGAGGGCAAGGGCGCCGCGCTGTTCGGCTACACGTCGCTCTACGGCTCGGTGCCCGGTGGGCAGGCGGAGTACCTGCGGGTGCCGCACGCCCAGTTCGGCCCGATCAAGGTGCCCGACACCGGGCCCGACGAGCGCTGGCTCTACCTGTCCGACATCCTGCCGACCGCCTGGCAGGCGGTGAAGTACGCCGACACCCCACGCGGCGGTACCCTCGCCGTCTTCGGGCTCGGGCCGGTCGGTCAGCTCTGCGCCCGCATCGGCCGGCACCTCGGCGCGGACCGGGTCATCGGGCTGGACCTGGTGCCGGAGCGGTTGGCGATGGCCCGCCGGCACGGCATCGAGGTGCTCGACGTCAGCCAACTGGACGACGTGCCCAGCGCGCTGATCGACCTCGTCGACGGGCGCGGCCCCGACGCCGTCATCGACGCGGTGGGCATGGAGGCCCACGGCGCGCCCCTCGGCAAGCTCGCCCAGGCCGCCACCGGGCTGCTGCCGGACAAGCTCGCGCAGACCATGACCGACAAGGCGGGCGTCGACCGGCTCGTCGTGCTCAAGGCCGCGCTCAAGGCCGTCCGCCGCGGCGGCACGGTCTCCATCTCCGGCGTCTACGGCGGCGAGGTCGACCCGATGCCCCTGATGGAGATGTTCGACCGGGGCGTCCAGCTGCGGATGGGGCAGTGCCACGTGCGCCGGTGGACCGACGAGATCATCCCGCTGCTCTCCGGCGACGACGACCCGCTGGGCGTGATGGACCTGCGTACCCACCGGGTGCCACTGGCGGAGGCGCCGCAGGCGTACGAGATGTTCCAGAAGAAGGAGGACGGCTGCGTCAAGGTCGTGCTGGCACCGTGA
- a CDS encoding succinate dehydrogenase/fumarate reductase iron-sulfur subunit — MNLTLRIWRQSGPEDKGRMVTYKVDDVSPDMSFLEMLDVLNERLILAGEEPVAFDHDCREGICGMCGLMINGDAHGPQRGTTACQLHMRQFSDGETIDIEPWRARAFPVIKDLVVNRGAFDKIIAAGGYITAPTGSAPEAHSTPVAKANADAAFEAAECIGCGACVAACPNGSAMLFTAAKVTQLSLLPQGQPERYTRVIGMVDAHDEAGFGGCTNAGECTVVCPKGIPLNTIGRLNRDFLMATSKRGDNTPGS; from the coding sequence GTGAACCTGACCCTGCGCATCTGGCGCCAGTCCGGCCCCGAGGACAAGGGTCGGATGGTGACCTACAAGGTCGACGACGTCTCCCCGGACATGTCGTTCCTGGAGATGCTCGACGTCCTCAACGAGCGGCTGATCCTCGCCGGCGAGGAGCCGGTGGCGTTCGACCACGACTGCCGCGAGGGCATCTGCGGCATGTGCGGCCTGATGATCAACGGCGACGCGCACGGGCCGCAGCGCGGCACCACCGCCTGCCAGCTGCACATGCGGCAGTTCTCCGACGGCGAGACGATCGACATCGAGCCGTGGCGGGCCCGGGCCTTCCCGGTCATCAAGGACCTGGTGGTCAACCGGGGCGCCTTTGACAAGATCATCGCGGCCGGCGGCTACATCACCGCGCCGACCGGCAGCGCCCCCGAGGCGCACTCGACCCCGGTCGCCAAGGCCAACGCGGACGCTGCCTTCGAGGCGGCGGAGTGCATCGGCTGCGGCGCCTGCGTGGCGGCCTGCCCGAACGGCTCCGCCATGCTCTTCACCGCCGCGAAGGTCACCCAGCTCTCGCTCCTGCCGCAGGGCCAGCCGGAGCGCTACACCCGGGTGATCGGCATGGTCGACGCGCACGACGAGGCCGGCTTCGGCGGCTGCACCAACGCCGGTGAGTGCACCGTGGTCTGCCCGAAGGGCATCCCGCTGAACACCATCGGCCGGCTCAACCGCGACTTCCTGATGGCCACCTCGAAGCGGGGCGACAACACCCCCGGTTCCTGA
- a CDS encoding fumarate reductase/succinate dehydrogenase flavoprotein subunit codes for MDLYTEGDPIADTKAPDGPIETRWERRRFEAKLVNPANRRKMTVIVVGTGLAGGSAAATLGEQGYRVKTYCYQDSPRRAHSIAAQGGINAAKNYRNDGDSVHRLFYDTVKGGDFRSRESNVHRLAEVSVNIIDQCVAQGVPFAREYGGLLDTRSFGGAQVQRTFYARGQTGQQLLLGAYQALERQIGLGNVEMNTRHEMLELIVVDGKARGIVVRDMVTGEITTEFADAVVLASGGYGNVFYLSTNAKGCNVTATWRAHRKGAYFANPCYTQIHPTCIPVSGDHQSKLTLMSESLRNDGRVWVPKTKGDTRSPREIPEDERDYYLERIYPSFGNLVPRDIASRAAKNVCDEGRGVGQTGLGVYLDFSDAIDRLGRKAIEAKYGNLFEMYERITGEDPYEVPMRIYPAVHYTMGGLWVDYDLQSSIPGLFVIGEANFSDHGANRLGASALMQGLADGYFVLPNTVAHYLASGPFEKVDATHPAAVQARADVEDRIQRLLAVDGDRTVDSFHRELGQIMWEHCGMERSEAGLRKAIDEIRALREQFWQRVRVPGTGEGLNQSLEKAGRVADFFELAELMCIDALHREESCGGHFRAEHQTPDGEAERDDDRFAYVAAWEFTATGEPSVLHKEDLNFEYVHPTQRSYK; via the coding sequence ATGGATCTCTACACCGAGGGCGACCCGATCGCCGACACCAAGGCTCCCGACGGCCCCATCGAGACCCGCTGGGAACGCCGCCGCTTCGAGGCCAAGCTGGTCAACCCGGCCAACCGCCGCAAGATGACCGTGATCGTGGTCGGCACCGGCCTGGCCGGCGGCTCGGCCGCCGCCACGCTGGGCGAGCAGGGCTACCGGGTCAAGACCTACTGCTACCAGGACAGCCCGCGCCGGGCGCACTCCATCGCCGCGCAGGGCGGCATCAACGCCGCCAAGAACTACCGCAACGACGGCGACTCGGTGCACCGCCTCTTCTACGACACCGTCAAGGGCGGCGACTTCCGCTCCCGGGAGTCCAACGTGCACCGGCTGGCCGAGGTCTCGGTCAACATCATCGACCAGTGCGTCGCCCAGGGCGTCCCGTTCGCCCGCGAGTACGGCGGCCTGCTGGACACCCGCTCCTTCGGCGGCGCGCAGGTGCAGCGCACCTTCTACGCCCGGGGCCAGACGGGCCAGCAGCTGCTGCTCGGCGCGTACCAGGCGCTGGAGCGGCAGATCGGCCTCGGCAACGTGGAGATGAACACCCGGCACGAGATGCTGGAGCTGATCGTCGTCGACGGCAAGGCCCGCGGCATCGTCGTCCGGGACATGGTCACCGGCGAGATCACCACCGAGTTCGCGGACGCCGTCGTGCTCGCCTCCGGCGGCTACGGCAACGTCTTCTACCTCTCCACCAATGCCAAGGGCTGCAACGTCACCGCCACCTGGCGGGCCCACCGCAAGGGCGCGTACTTCGCCAACCCCTGCTACACGCAGATCCACCCGACCTGCATCCCGGTCTCCGGCGACCACCAGTCGAAGCTGACCCTGATGAGCGAGTCGCTGCGCAACGACGGCCGGGTCTGGGTGCCCAAGACCAAGGGCGACACCCGCAGCCCGAGGGAGATCCCTGAGGACGAGCGGGACTACTACCTGGAGCGGATCTACCCCTCCTTCGGCAACCTGGTCCCCCGCGACATCGCGTCGCGCGCCGCGAAGAACGTCTGCGACGAGGGGCGCGGCGTCGGCCAGACGGGGCTCGGCGTCTACCTCGACTTCTCCGACGCGATCGACCGGCTCGGCCGCAAGGCCATCGAGGCCAAGTACGGCAACCTCTTCGAGATGTACGAGCGGATCACCGGCGAGGACCCGTACGAGGTGCCGATGCGGATCTACCCCGCCGTGCACTACACGATGGGCGGCCTCTGGGTCGACTACGACCTCCAGTCGTCCATCCCGGGCCTGTTCGTGATCGGCGAGGCGAACTTCTCCGACCACGGCGCGAACCGGCTCGGCGCCTCGGCGCTGATGCAGGGTCTGGCCGACGGCTACTTCGTGCTGCCGAACACCGTCGCCCACTACCTGGCGTCCGGCCCGTTCGAGAAGGTCGACGCCACGCACCCGGCGGCCGTGCAGGCCCGCGCCGACGTCGAGGACCGGATCCAGCGGCTGCTGGCCGTCGACGGCGACCGGACCGTGGACTCGTTCCACCGCGAGCTGGGCCAGATCATGTGGGAGCACTGCGGCATGGAGCGCAGTGAGGCCGGGCTGCGCAAGGCGATCGACGAGATCCGCGCCCTGCGCGAGCAGTTCTGGCAGCGGGTCCGGGTGCCGGGCACCGGCGAGGGGCTCAACCAGTCGCTGGAGAAGGCCGGCCGGGTGGCCGACTTCTTCGAGCTGGCGGAGCTGATGTGCATCGACGCGCTGCACCGCGAGGAGTCCTGCGGCGGTCACTTCCGGGCCGAGCACCAGACGCCCGACGGTGAGGCGGAGCGCGACGACGACCGCTTCGCGTACGTGGCGGCCTGGGAGTTCACCGCCACCGGCGAGCCCTCGGTGCTGCACAAGGAAGACCTGAACTTCGAATACGTCCACCCCACGCAGCGGAGCTACAAGTGA
- a CDS encoding succinate dehydrogenase cytochrome b subunit encodes MVVTRTRSPIRSSVGLKAVMAVTGIILVLFLIAHMLGNLKIFTGATSFDHYAHWLREIGAPILPGVWFLWILRIGLLAAVLGHIWAATALAVRARAARPVQYAHRKKVQGSYAARTMRWGGVIILLFVIYHILDLTTGTLNPVGDPSRPYANVVADFAPERWYVTLFYTLAVVTLGFHLRHGLFSALRSLGQQSPRGERRARAVALGFAVVLCAGYLAVPFAVLTGLVS; translated from the coding sequence GTGGTAGTCACGAGAACTCGGTCGCCCATCCGCTCCAGCGTCGGCCTGAAGGCCGTCATGGCGGTGACGGGCATCATCCTGGTGCTGTTCCTCATCGCGCACATGCTCGGCAACCTGAAGATCTTCACGGGGGCGACCTCGTTCGACCACTACGCGCACTGGCTGCGCGAGATCGGCGCCCCGATCCTGCCCGGCGTGTGGTTCCTGTGGATCCTGCGGATCGGGCTGCTGGCGGCGGTGCTCGGCCACATCTGGGCCGCGACCGCCCTCGCCGTGCGCGCCCGCGCCGCCCGCCCGGTGCAGTACGCGCACCGCAAGAAGGTGCAGGGCAGCTACGCGGCCCGCACCATGCGCTGGGGTGGCGTGATCATCCTGCTCTTCGTGATCTACCACATCCTGGACCTCACCACCGGCACGCTGAACCCGGTCGGCGACCCGAGCCGGCCGTACGCCAACGTGGTGGCCGACTTCGCCCCGGAGCGCTGGTACGTCACGCTCTTCTACACCCTGGCGGTCGTCACCCTCGGCTTCCACCTGCGGCACGGCCTGTTCAGCGCGCTGCGCAGCCTCGGCCAGCAGAGCCCGCGCGGCGAGCGGCGGGCCCGAGCCGTGGCGCTGGGATTCGCCGTCGTGCTCTGCGCCGGCTACCTGGCGGTCCCGTTCGCCGTACTCACCGGATTGGTGTCCTGA
- a CDS encoding LysR family transcriptional regulator: MQLHQLKYFVAVAEVRHFTQAADIVGITQPSLSKQVHALEDGLGAPLFERVRGNITLTAAGEVLLPLAKRILADVDTATREVQELVGLRRGRVRLGATPSLATSLAPPVLRRFRDAHPTIDLRVEESGSQDLVRGLLRGDLDLALIIMPAQGADPGLRADPILRESLVVASVEELSVSPETGQLRVADLRDQPMVMFREGYDLRDATLQACREAGFEPTIAVDGGEMDAVLSFVEAGLGVALVPGIVVARRPGVRVTRLAPPGVRRTIAVARRRDVVPTHAGRELRRILLDYVRDATTGGDLPPGVEPL, translated from the coding sequence ATGCAGCTCCATCAGCTGAAGTACTTCGTTGCGGTGGCCGAAGTACGACATTTCACCCAAGCCGCCGACATCGTGGGCATCACCCAGCCCTCGTTGAGTAAGCAAGTTCACGCCCTCGAGGACGGCCTCGGCGCCCCGCTGTTCGAGCGGGTAAGGGGCAACATCACGCTCACCGCAGCCGGTGAGGTGCTGCTGCCGCTGGCCAAGCGGATCCTCGCCGACGTCGACACCGCAACCCGCGAGGTGCAGGAGCTGGTCGGCCTGCGCCGTGGTCGGGTCCGGCTCGGCGCCACCCCCAGCCTCGCCACCTCGCTCGCCCCACCCGTGCTGCGCCGGTTCCGCGACGCCCACCCCACCATCGACCTTCGGGTGGAGGAGAGCGGCTCACAGGACCTGGTCCGCGGCCTGCTCCGCGGCGACCTCGACCTGGCACTGATCATCATGCCGGCCCAGGGCGCCGACCCGGGGCTGCGCGCCGACCCCATCCTGCGGGAGAGCCTGGTGGTCGCCTCCGTCGAGGAGCTGTCGGTGAGCCCGGAGACCGGTCAGCTGCGCGTCGCCGACCTGCGCGACCAGCCGATGGTGATGTTCCGGGAGGGCTACGACCTGCGCGACGCCACCCTCCAGGCCTGCCGGGAGGCCGGCTTCGAGCCGACCATCGCCGTCGACGGGGGCGAGATGGACGCGGTGCTGAGCTTCGTCGAGGCCGGGCTGGGCGTCGCGCTGGTCCCCGGCATCGTGGTGGCCCGGCGCCCCGGCGTGCGCGTCACCCGGCTGGCCCCACCCGGCGTCCGGCGGACCATCGCGGTCGCCCGGCGCCGCGACGTGGTGCCCACCCACGCCGGCCGGGAGCTGCGCCGGATACTGCTGGACTACGTCCGCGACGCCACCACCGGCGGGGACCTGCCGCCGGGCGTCGAGCCCCTCTGA
- a CDS encoding FAD-dependent oxidoreductase — MATGSAVVIGASMGGLLTACALTEAYERVTLVDRDLLPEQAESRRGVPQGRQLHVLLTRGRQAFEELLPGISAELSARGVPTVDLHEQVHWYNNGHRMRRAPSPLFALGVSRPLLEQVVRERVAALPGVRIVAGCEVEGLTTTLDRGRVTGVRLRLRDGDPTTVAADLVVDAGGRGTRSPVWLAELGYRPAPEERVKVGVTYLTRTYRREPHHLEGLLGALTNAVPGQPRGGIVAVQEQGRFAVALSGMLGEEPPADDEGMTAFAETLAAPQIADLLRTARPESPPATMKFPASVRRRYERLRRFPAGYLVVADAVCSFNPVYGQGMTVAALEALLLRRLLRRPSDRLARRFFRGAARLIDGPWSIAVGTDLRFPEVPGRRSPRVRLVNAYVGRLHEAATRDPALGAAFLRVVNLVDPPTRLLSPPVLLRVLRRSAYLPSASSIAR; from the coding sequence ATGGCAACGGGCAGCGCCGTGGTGATCGGCGCGAGCATGGGCGGGCTGCTGACCGCCTGCGCACTCACCGAGGCGTACGAGCGGGTCACCCTCGTGGACCGTGACCTGCTGCCCGAGCAGGCGGAGAGCCGCCGGGGCGTACCGCAGGGGCGGCAGTTGCACGTCCTGCTGACCCGGGGCCGGCAGGCGTTCGAGGAGCTGCTGCCCGGGATCTCGGCGGAGCTGAGCGCGCGGGGCGTGCCCACGGTCGACCTGCACGAGCAGGTCCACTGGTACAACAACGGCCACCGGATGCGGCGCGCGCCGTCCCCGCTGTTCGCCCTCGGGGTCAGCCGGCCGCTGCTGGAGCAGGTCGTCCGGGAGCGGGTGGCCGCCCTGCCCGGGGTTCGGATCGTGGCGGGCTGCGAGGTGGAGGGGCTGACCACCACCCTCGACCGGGGACGGGTCACCGGCGTACGGCTGCGCCTCCGCGACGGGGACCCGACCACCGTCGCCGCCGACCTCGTCGTCGACGCCGGCGGCCGGGGCACCCGCAGCCCGGTGTGGCTGGCCGAGCTGGGCTACCGGCCGGCGCCGGAGGAGCGGGTCAAGGTCGGCGTCACCTACCTCACCCGCACCTACCGGCGGGAGCCGCACCACCTGGAGGGGCTGCTCGGCGCGCTGACCAACGCCGTGCCCGGCCAGCCCCGGGGCGGCATCGTCGCCGTGCAGGAGCAGGGCCGGTTCGCGGTGGCGCTCAGCGGCATGCTCGGCGAGGAGCCGCCGGCCGACGACGAGGGGATGACCGCCTTCGCCGAGACCCTTGCCGCCCCGCAGATCGCCGACCTGCTGCGTACGGCGCGGCCGGAGAGCCCACCGGCGACGATGAAGTTCCCGGCCAGCGTGCGGCGGCGCTACGAGCGGCTGCGCCGCTTCCCGGCGGGCTACCTGGTGGTGGCCGACGCCGTGTGCAGCTTCAACCCGGTCTACGGGCAGGGCATGACGGTGGCCGCGCTGGAGGCCCTGCTGCTGCGCCGACTGCTGCGACGGCCGTCCGACCGGCTCGCCCGGCGGTTCTTCCGGGGCGCGGCCCGGCTGATCGACGGGCCGTGGTCCATCGCCGTCGGCACCGACCTGCGCTTCCCCGAGGTGCCCGGCCGCCGCTCGCCGCGGGTACGCCTGGTCAACGCGTACGTGGGCCGGCTGCACGAGGCGGCGACCCGGGACCCGGCGCTGGGCGCGGCGTTCCTGCGGGTGGTGAACCTCGTCGACCCGCCGACGCGGCTGCTCTCCCCGCCGGTGCTGTTGCGGGTGCTGCGCCGGTCGGCCTACCTGCCCTCGGCCTCGTCCATCGCCCGGTAG